One genomic window of Desulfuromonas sp. AOP6 includes the following:
- a CDS encoding Xaa-Pro peptidase family protein: MRITPATELIRRVQSLQALMQADGLDGVLMMQNADLFYFTGSIQQGLLYVPVSGEALYLVRKDYTRARMECGLKEVHPLKSPKDLPGLLSDFDYPLPKKVGMELDVLPVVHFQRMQKILGDCAVVDGTPLIRTVRAVKSKYEIEIMKDAALMVDRVYQRAKEVIRVGMTDLELAAELEFTARKLGHQGITRMRGFNSELFFGHIFSGADSAAPAYLDAPLGGIGVNPSVGQGASYKRIERHEPITVDFAGAFDGYLVDQTRMLCIGGLPDELMKAYDDMMAIQLRLKQIARPGAVWGEIYDECYALACEMGYKDHFMGSSGAQVSFIGHGIGVEVDEYPFIARGFKDQKLEEFMTFAFEPKAVFPGLGAVGIENTFWVGADGLKHLTFSDESLVIL, encoded by the coding sequence ATGCGTATCACTCCCGCTACCGAACTCATTCGTCGCGTCCAGTCTCTGCAAGCTCTCATGCAGGCCGATGGCCTCGATGGCGTGCTCATGATGCAGAACGCCGATCTTTTTTACTTCACCGGTTCTATCCAGCAGGGCCTTCTCTACGTCCCCGTTTCGGGCGAGGCCCTCTACCTGGTGCGCAAGGACTACACCCGGGCCCGCATGGAGTGCGGCCTGAAAGAAGTCCATCCCCTCAAGAGTCCGAAAGACCTGCCGGGCCTGCTCAGCGATTTCGACTATCCTCTGCCTAAAAAGGTGGGAATGGAACTCGACGTGCTGCCAGTGGTCCATTTTCAGCGGATGCAGAAGATCCTGGGGGATTGTGCCGTGGTGGACGGTACGCCGCTGATCCGCACCGTTCGCGCCGTCAAATCGAAATACGAGATTGAGATCATGAAAGATGCGGCCCTGATGGTGGACAGGGTCTACCAGCGCGCCAAAGAGGTGATCCGGGTAGGGATGACCGATCTTGAACTGGCGGCTGAGCTGGAATTTACCGCCCGCAAGCTGGGGCACCAGGGTATCACCCGCATGCGGGGCTTCAACTCGGAGCTTTTTTTCGGTCACATCTTCTCGGGAGCCGACAGCGCCGCACCGGCCTATCTCGATGCCCCCCTTGGCGGTATCGGGGTCAATCCTTCCGTCGGGCAGGGCGCCAGTTACAAACGTATTGAGCGCCATGAGCCGATTACCGTGGATTTTGCCGGAGCCTTCGACGGCTACCTGGTAGACCAGACCCGCATGCTGTGCATTGGTGGGCTGCCCGACGAACTGATGAAGGCCTACGACGACATGATGGCCATTCAGCTCCGACTCAAGCAGATTGCGCGTCCGGGAGCCGTCTGGGGTGAAATCTACGATGAGTGCTACGCCCTCGCCTGTGAGATGGGGTACAAGGATCATTTCATGGGCTCTTCGGGAGCCCAGGTCTCCTTCATCGGTCACGGCATCGGCGTCGAAGTGGACGAATATCCCTTCATCGCCCGGGGTTTCAAGGATCAAAAGCTGGAAGAGTTCATGACTTTCGCCTTTGAGCCCAAGGCCGTTTTCCCGGGACTCGGCGCGGTGGGAATTGAAAACACCTTCTGGGTCGGGGCCGATGGCCTCAAGCATCTGACCTTTTCCGATGAAAGCCTGGTCATCCTGTAG
- a CDS encoding ammonia-forming cytochrome c nitrite reductase subunit c552, whose amino-acid sequence MKEVFKQIFTVLLTVSAAFLLLTGCQPEKAEMVRPVEIPAGEIDPEVWGKAYPVHYDLWKKTAEPLPAGMSKYRPGFDADRVTYDKLSAYPYLALLFNGWGFGVEYNEARGHAYMVRDQLEIDSSRIGAGGVCLTCKTPYAPKLEKEMGVNYYKNPFMDVLNEIPEKHHELGVACIDCHDPKDMSLTLSREFTLGKGLEALGTDEGKLSHQQMRTLVCAQCHVTYNIVKDENKKSVGIYFPWQESQLGKITIENIIAQFRKDPTIAEWKQSVTGFFLPFIRHPEFELFSNDSVHWMAGASCTDCHMPYTKVGSAKVSDHRVASPLKANLKACQQCHAEGADWLRQRVYAIQDRTVSMQIRSGYATATVAKLFELTHKAQAEGKKIDQSLYDQAKHHYIDAFFRSLFIGAENSMGFHNPPEAARVLSDAVAFAGKAEGLLRQALAQAGVSLPANIDLELEKYLHDRGKNKVPFRPEQVVEDPFGNQEKLTGKQI is encoded by the coding sequence ATGAAAGAGGTGTTCAAACAAATTTTCACAGTGCTGCTGACTGTATCTGCAGCTTTTTTGCTGCTCACCGGCTGTCAGCCGGAAAAGGCGGAAATGGTGCGTCCGGTTGAAATTCCGGCCGGCGAGATTGATCCGGAAGTCTGGGGCAAAGCCTATCCCGTTCATTATGACTTGTGGAAAAAAACCGCAGAACCTCTGCCCGCCGGCATGAGCAAATATCGCCCTGGCTTTGATGCCGACCGGGTAACCTATGACAAACTCTCGGCCTATCCTTATCTGGCTCTGCTGTTCAATGGTTGGGGGTTCGGTGTCGAGTACAATGAAGCGCGCGGTCATGCTTACATGGTTCGTGACCAGTTGGAAATCGATTCCTCCCGCATCGGCGCCGGTGGCGTCTGTCTGACCTGTAAGACACCCTATGCGCCCAAGCTCGAAAAAGAGATGGGCGTCAACTACTACAAAAACCCCTTCATGGATGTTCTAAACGAAATTCCTGAAAAGCATCATGAATTGGGAGTCGCCTGTATTGATTGCCACGATCCCAAGGATATGTCTTTAACCCTTTCCCGTGAATTCACCCTGGGCAAAGGGCTTGAAGCGCTGGGAACTGACGAAGGCAAATTGAGCCATCAGCAGATGCGTACCCTGGTCTGCGCCCAATGTCACGTGACCTACAATATCGTTAAGGACGAAAACAAGAAATCGGTCGGTATCTATTTCCCCTGGCAGGAAAGTCAGTTGGGCAAGATCACCATTGAAAACATCATTGCCCAGTTCCGCAAGGATCCGACCATTGCCGAGTGGAAGCAGAGCGTTACCGGATTCTTCCTTCCGTTCATCCGCCACCCCGAGTTCGAGCTCTTCTCCAATGACAGCGTGCACTGGATGGCGGGCGCCTCCTGTACGGACTGTCATATGCCCTATACCAAGGTCGGTTCTGCCAAGGTCTCCGACCACCGCGTCGCCAGCCCCCTCAAGGCCAACCTGAAGGCCTGTCAGCAGTGCCATGCCGAGGGTGCCGATTGGCTGCGCCAGCGCGTCTACGCCATTCAGGATCGCACTGTCTCCATGCAGATTCGGTCCGGTTACGCTACAGCCACGGTCGCCAAGCTTTTTGAACTCACTCACAAAGCCCAGGCCGAGGGCAAGAAGATCGACCAGTCTCTGTATGACCAGGCCAAGCATCATTACATCGATGCCTTTTTCCGCAGTCTCTTTATCGGTGCCGAAAACTCCATGGGCTTCCACAACCCGCCGGAAGCAGCTCGTGTTCTCAGTGACGCCGTTGCCTTTGCCGGCAAAGCCGAGGGGCTGCTAAGGCAGGCCTTGGCCCAGGCCGGCGTGAGCCTGCCCGCCAATATCGATCTGGAATTGGAAAAATATCTTCATGATCGGGGCAAGAATAAAGTGCCTTTCCGGCCTGAGCAGGTGGTGGAAGATCCCTTTGGGAACCAGGAAAAACTGACGGGCAAGCAGATCTGA
- a CDS encoding AMP-binding protein — MNDLLHFTVGDLLEDTTRRFPKNDALVYPDRGLRLSYQEFNALCNRVAKGLYQLGVRKGDHISIWATNVPEWVVLQFATAKIGAVLVTVNTSYKSAELEYVLNQSDSTTLFLMQGFKDTDYVETTYRVIPELEGTSPGSLHVEKLPHLKNVIFIGDSTPAGMMNFRDLEKLGEAMSDADLAAISATLDEHDVINMQYTSGTTGFPKGVMLTHHNLVNNGFYIGECMKFTDKDRLCVPVPFFHCFGCVLAVLASVTHGATMVPVESFNPEAVLKAIEAERCTAVHGVPTMFIAELDHPAFHKYDLTSLRTGIMAGSPCPIEVMKRVMRDMHASEITITYGQTESSPGITMTRTDDPIELRVATVGRAMPNVEVKIADIETGESLPPGKQGELCTRGYHVMKGYYKMPEETAKAIDPEGWLHTGDLAVMDENGYCKITGRIKQMIIRGGENIYPREIEEFLYSHSKIADVQVYGVPDRKYGEQVMAAIKLKEGARCSEEEIKDFCRGRIANYKIPVYIKFVDEYPMTASGKIQKFKLREMAIKELHLEDAASVETA; from the coding sequence ATGAATGATTTGCTGCACTTTACCGTTGGGGACTTGCTTGAGGATACGACCCGGCGTTTTCCAAAGAACGATGCTCTCGTTTATCCTGATCGGGGACTGCGCCTTTCCTATCAGGAGTTTAATGCCTTGTGTAACAGGGTGGCCAAGGGACTTTATCAGTTGGGTGTCCGCAAGGGCGACCACATCTCGATCTGGGCCACCAATGTCCCCGAATGGGTGGTACTGCAATTCGCCACCGCCAAAATTGGCGCCGTTCTGGTCACGGTAAACACGAGCTACAAGTCGGCGGAACTCGAATACGTCCTCAATCAGTCCGATTCCACCACCCTGTTTCTTATGCAGGGCTTTAAGGACACCGATTATGTGGAGACGACGTACAGGGTTATCCCCGAACTGGAGGGAACATCACCAGGGTCTCTCCATGTCGAAAAGCTGCCACATCTCAAGAACGTTATTTTTATAGGCGATTCGACCCCGGCCGGCATGATGAACTTCCGCGATCTGGAAAAGTTGGGTGAAGCGATGAGCGATGCCGATCTGGCCGCCATAAGCGCGACCCTGGATGAGCACGATGTCATCAACATGCAGTACACCTCCGGTACCACCGGCTTTCCCAAGGGGGTCATGCTCACCCATCATAACCTGGTCAATAACGGTTTTTATATCGGAGAATGTATGAAATTCACCGATAAGGATCGTCTTTGCGTTCCGGTACCCTTTTTCCATTGTTTCGGCTGCGTTCTGGCTGTGCTGGCCAGTGTGACCCATGGCGCGACCATGGTGCCCGTGGAGTCATTCAACCCTGAGGCGGTCCTTAAGGCCATTGAGGCGGAAAGGTGCACGGCTGTACACGGGGTCCCGACCATGTTTATCGCTGAACTGGATCATCCGGCTTTCCACAAATATGATCTGACGTCCCTGCGCACAGGCATCATGGCCGGCTCTCCCTGCCCCATTGAGGTGATGAAGCGGGTCATGCGCGACATGCATGCCAGTGAAATTACCATCACTTACGGGCAGACCGAGTCCTCGCCCGGCATCACCATGACCCGGACGGATGATCCCATTGAGCTGCGGGTGGCTACGGTCGGGAGGGCCATGCCTAACGTCGAGGTCAAGATCGCCGACATTGAAACAGGTGAGAGCCTGCCGCCGGGGAAGCAGGGCGAGCTTTGCACCCGTGGCTACCATGTTATGAAAGGCTACTATAAAATGCCGGAAGAGACAGCCAAGGCCATCGATCCTGAAGGCTGGCTGCACACGGGCGATCTGGCTGTTATGGATGAAAACGGCTATTGTAAAATCACCGGGCGCATCAAGCAGATGATTATTCGCGGCGGTGAAAATATCTATCCGCGAGAAATTGAGGAATTCCTTTATTCCCACTCTAAGATTGCCGATGTCCAGGTTTATGGGGTTCCTGACCGCAAATACGGTGAGCAGGTCATGGCCGCCATCAAACTGAAGGAGGGCGCCCGCTGCTCCGAGGAAGAAATCAAGGATTTTTGTCGGGGGCGTATCGCCAACTACAAAATTCCCGTCTATATCAAGTTTGTTGATGAGTATCCCATGACCGCCAGCGGCAAAATTCAGAAGTTCAAGCTGCGTGAAATGGCTATCAAGGAACTCCACCTGGAGGACGCCGCTTCTGTGGAAACGGCCTGA
- the traF gene encoding conjugal transfer protein TraF, whose protein sequence is MQPATHSNRLFSRILLAFATVALTVSGASAMDSFFVGSRAMGMAGANVASVNDTTAQYYNPAAFGFFGKRDGNGDRIASDNNNLGRKDWGMDIGAAAGYRLHNQFGSYLDTLADIDYDLLSANGIQSESDLVDLINLVSSLSGLDQPGNAITADVNGGLGVRVGSFGMGVRTYAQASGQVLDVDQTNLGLTTTDLNGDIEGVLMSSSYTPDGQYTVLTAQQVVELQTVYSDEAIDRFDFILAQENIDPALVQDVVEQLGSVATASGSLEDNTTTVRLQGFGVIEVPLSYGYALNDHWSIGGNLKFMKGRVYGTQVLVFDNDSGDILAETDENYQESNTFGVDLGIMGRYRYFNLGLVGRNLNSPTFDGLTVVNPDTGATSHFADVKLDPQVTAGVAFIPFETLTLEVDLDLTENETTLTGYKTQNISAGLEWDAFRVLALRAGVYKNLAESDIGVVYTAGLGLNLWAARLDIAGAFAGDSEEFDGEDVPKETRVAAQLSIDF, encoded by the coding sequence ATGCAGCCTGCCACACACAGCAACAGACTATTTTCACGTATTCTTCTGGCTTTTGCCACAGTCGCCCTCACCGTCTCGGGCGCTTCGGCCATGGACAGCTTTTTCGTTGGCTCCCGGGCCATGGGCATGGCCGGCGCCAACGTCGCCTCGGTCAATGACACCACAGCCCAATACTACAACCCCGCCGCCTTCGGCTTCTTCGGCAAGCGCGACGGCAACGGTGACCGCATTGCCAGCGACAACAACAATCTGGGCCGCAAGGACTGGGGCATGGACATCGGCGCCGCCGCCGGCTACCGCCTGCACAACCAGTTCGGCAGCTATCTTGACACCCTCGCCGACATCGATTATGACCTGCTCAGCGCCAACGGTATTCAGAGCGAATCGGACCTGGTCGACCTCATCAACCTGGTCAGCAGCCTCTCCGGCCTTGATCAGCCCGGCAACGCTATCACCGCCGACGTTAACGGCGGCCTCGGCGTGCGCGTCGGCAGTTTCGGCATGGGCGTGCGCACCTATGCGCAGGCGTCAGGACAGGTACTGGATGTGGATCAGACTAATCTGGGGCTGACCACTACAGACCTCAACGGTGACATCGAAGGCGTGCTCATGTCTTCTAGCTACACTCCAGACGGGCAATACACCGTACTGACTGCGCAGCAAGTTGTCGAGTTACAAACTGTCTACTCTGACGAAGCTATCGATCGCTTTGACTTTATCCTGGCACAAGAGAACATTGATCCCGCCTTGGTACAAGACGTTGTAGAACAGCTTGGCAGCGTGGCAACAGCAAGTGGTTCCCTCGAAGACAACACCACCACCGTACGACTGCAGGGCTTCGGCGTTATAGAAGTGCCTCTGAGCTACGGCTACGCCCTCAACGACCACTGGTCCATCGGCGGCAACCTCAAGTTCATGAAGGGGCGCGTCTACGGCACCCAGGTGCTGGTCTTCGACAACGATTCCGGCGACATTCTGGCGGAAACGGACGAGAACTATCAGGAGAGCAATACCTTCGGCGTCGACCTCGGCATCATGGGGCGCTACCGTTACTTCAACCTTGGCCTGGTGGGGCGCAACCTGAACTCCCCCACGTTTGACGGCCTGACGGTGGTCAATCCCGACACAGGCGCGACCAGCCACTTTGCCGATGTAAAACTGGACCCTCAGGTGACTGCCGGCGTGGCCTTTATCCCCTTCGAAACCCTGACCCTGGAAGTCGACCTCGATCTGACCGAGAATGAAACTACTCTGACCGGTTACAAAACACAGAACATTTCTGCCGGTCTCGAATGGGACGCCTTCCGCGTTCTTGCCCTGCGCGCCGGGGTCTATAAAAATCTCGCCGAGAGCGACATCGGGGTGGTCTACACCGCCGGACTTGGCCTCAACCTGTGGGCTGCCCGCCTCGACATCGCCGGAGCCTTTGCCGGTGACTCGGAAGAGTTTGATGGCGAAGACGTGCCCAAGGAAACCCGGGTCGCCGCCCAGCTCAGCATCGACTTTTAA
- the ybaK gene encoding Cys-tRNA(Pro) deacylase: protein MAKDKLPVTAAIRQLRQHKVPFTGHLYAYEEKGGTAASSRELGVPEHQVIKTLIMENEKGSPLVVLMHGDRQVSTKELARILGVKTITPCPPDTANRHSGYLVGGTSPLGTRRAMPVYIEKTILDLPKIYLNGGKRGFLVEIEPRWLLSLLSAQVVEVGIS from the coding sequence TTGGCAAAGGACAAACTCCCTGTCACCGCCGCCATCCGCCAGCTGCGCCAGCACAAGGTGCCTTTTACCGGGCATCTCTACGCCTATGAAGAAAAAGGGGGCACGGCAGCTTCTTCCCGGGAACTGGGGGTGCCGGAGCATCAGGTTATCAAAACGCTGATCATGGAGAATGAGAAGGGCTCGCCCCTTGTTGTTCTTATGCATGGCGACCGGCAGGTCTCCACCAAGGAACTGGCCCGCATCCTCGGCGTCAAGACCATCACCCCCTGCCCGCCCGACACCGCCAATCGCCACAGCGGCTATCTCGTTGGCGGCACCTCGCCTCTCGGCACCCGCAGGGCGATGCCGGTCTACATTGAAAAGACCATTCTAGATTTGCCAAAAATCTATCTTAACGGGGGCAAGCGCGGCTTTCTGGTAGAGATTGAGCCCCGCTGGCTTCTTTCCCTGCTGAGCGCCCAGGTCGTCGAGGTAGGCATCAGCTGA
- a CDS encoding nicotinate phosphoribosyltransferase encodes MRYPALLTDLYELTMLAGYFDEGMHETPATFDLFFREAPFKGSFAVFAGLEPALEYLTNLRFTEDDLTYLRSLNIFKPAFLDFLKNFRFRGQVIAPPEGTVVFANEPLLTVEGRLAEAQFVETALLNIINFQTLVATKAARITVAAQDGVVLEFGLRRAQGPDGGLSAARAAYIGGVHSTSNVQAGQMFGIPVKGTHAHSWVMAFPDELRAFRAYAECFPDSCVLLVDTYDTLKSGLPNALIVARELREKGYQMLGVRLDSGDLAYLSKAARRMFDEAGFPELKIVASNELDEYIIRSIRDEGGQIDIYGVGTKLATCAGEGGGALGGVYKLVRLADQPKLKVTSDIAKATLPDRKHLWRALDSQGNFLMDIIAREEEIVKPGQEVYDPTNPARRKILAENVTLENVRQTVMDAGQKCYNPEPLERLSERCADQLRRLPEGSLRLFNPHRYKVSISPQLHELRNHLMETVQS; translated from the coding sequence ATGCGCTATCCGGCCCTGCTCACCGACCTGTATGAACTGACCATGCTGGCAGGCTATTTCGACGAAGGCATGCACGAAACGCCCGCCACCTTTGATCTCTTTTTTCGTGAGGCCCCCTTCAAGGGGAGTTTCGCCGTCTTTGCCGGTCTGGAACCGGCCCTGGAGTATTTGACCAATCTCCGCTTCACTGAAGACGACCTGACTTATCTGCGCAGCCTGAATATCTTCAAACCGGCCTTTCTGGATTTTCTTAAAAACTTCCGTTTTCGGGGCCAGGTCATCGCACCGCCGGAAGGGACCGTCGTTTTTGCGAACGAGCCCCTGCTGACGGTGGAAGGACGCCTGGCCGAGGCCCAGTTCGTTGAAACGGCCCTGCTCAACATCATCAACTTCCAGACCCTGGTCGCCACCAAAGCGGCCCGCATCACCGTGGCCGCCCAGGACGGCGTCGTTCTTGAGTTCGGCCTGCGGCGCGCCCAAGGCCCGGATGGAGGCCTCAGCGCCGCCCGCGCTGCCTACATCGGCGGCGTTCACAGCACCAGCAACGTCCAGGCAGGACAGATGTTCGGCATCCCCGTCAAGGGGACCCACGCCCACAGCTGGGTCATGGCCTTCCCTGATGAACTGCGCGCTTTTCGGGCTTACGCCGAATGTTTTCCCGACAGTTGCGTCCTGCTGGTCGACACCTACGACACCCTGAAGAGCGGCCTGCCCAACGCCCTGATCGTCGCCAGGGAACTCCGTGAAAAGGGGTACCAGATGCTCGGTGTCCGGCTCGACTCGGGGGATCTGGCCTATCTGAGCAAGGCGGCCCGCCGCATGTTTGACGAGGCCGGCTTTCCCGAACTGAAGATCGTGGCGTCCAACGAGCTCGATGAATATATCATCCGCTCCATCCGTGACGAGGGAGGTCAAATCGACATCTATGGCGTCGGCACCAAACTGGCCACCTGCGCCGGTGAAGGGGGCGGCGCCCTCGGCGGCGTCTACAAGCTGGTGCGCCTGGCCGATCAGCCCAAACTGAAAGTTACCAGCGATATCGCCAAGGCCACCCTTCCCGACCGCAAGCATCTGTGGCGCGCCCTGGACTCGCAGGGCAACTTCCTCATGGACATCATTGCCCGCGAAGAAGAGATCGTAAAGCCGGGACAAGAAGTCTACGATCCCACCAACCCTGCCCGCCGCAAAATCCTCGCGGAAAACGTCACCCTGGAGAATGTGCGCCAGACGGTCATGGACGCGGGACAGAAGTGTTACAATCCGGAGCCCCTGGAGCGCCTCTCCGAGCGTTGTGCCGACCAACTGCGTCGCCTCCCCGAAGGTTCGCTGCGACTATTCAACCCCCATCGCTACAAGGTCTCCATCAGCCCACAGCTTCATGAACTGAGAAACCACCTCATGGAAACTGTCCAGAGCTGA
- a CDS encoding Sir2 family NAD-dependent protein deacetylase — MNLSNVYREAALALTEAEALVITAGAGMGVDSGLPDFRGDHGFWKAYPMYAQLGINFIGAATPTHFESDPCFGWGFYGHRTNLYRETIPHQGFHLLQTWQKHYQLDTFVVTSNVDGQFQKAGFPEERVVEVHGSIHHLQCLKPCCMTIWPNRETIPIDTTTMKATHIPRCPRCGGVARPNILMFGDYSWISDRSHDQEERFDAFLGRNRQRRLLVIELGAGSAIPTIRHLSERLGQRPGTQVVRINPREAHIGSPHLSLPVGALEGLTGIAACLPA, encoded by the coding sequence ATGAATCTTTCCAACGTATATCGCGAAGCGGCCCTGGCCCTGACAGAAGCGGAGGCCCTGGTCATTACGGCCGGCGCCGGCATGGGGGTCGACTCGGGCCTGCCGGACTTCCGCGGCGACCACGGCTTCTGGAAGGCCTACCCCATGTACGCCCAACTCGGAATTAATTTCATAGGCGCCGCCACTCCAACACATTTCGAAAGCGACCCCTGCTTCGGCTGGGGGTTCTACGGCCACCGCACCAATCTCTACCGGGAGACCATTCCCCACCAGGGCTTCCACCTCCTGCAAACCTGGCAAAAACATTACCAGCTTGACACCTTCGTGGTGACCTCCAACGTCGATGGCCAATTTCAGAAAGCAGGCTTTCCAGAGGAACGTGTTGTCGAAGTGCACGGTTCCATCCATCACCTGCAGTGCCTCAAACCCTGCTGCATGACCATCTGGCCCAACCGGGAGACTATCCCCATCGACACGACAACCATGAAGGCAACACATATTCCCCGCTGTCCGCGCTGCGGCGGCGTTGCTCGTCCCAACATCCTCATGTTCGGGGATTATTCCTGGATCAGCGACCGCAGCCATGACCAGGAGGAGCGCTTCGATGCCTTCCTCGGCCGCAACAGGCAACGTCGGCTGTTAGTAATCGAACTGGGAGCCGGCTCGGCGATTCCGACCATCCGCCACCTCAGCGAACGTCTCGGGCAGCGGCCGGGCACGCAGGTGGTTCGCATCAATCCACGGGAGGCGCACATCGGCTCGCCGCATCTTTCGCTGCCGGTGGGCGCCCTGGAGGGTCTGACAGGGATTGCCGCCTGCCTGCCAGCCTGA
- a CDS encoding sigma 54-interacting transcriptional regulator, producing the protein MNTGFSPDIFERIVAHMAEGVIFLDGEDTIRVCNPAAERIRGVRADRIVGKSILSIHPVTMHHRIRELIANLKSGHYAAVNRSIQVKNRFFDNSYSAILDSQGDYVGTLLISRDVTESKLLAEQNLQLRHSLLDAGSEGPLVAQSRAMQQVVEMVQAVAGIDSTVLIVGESGTGKERIVDLLHRLSPRLQRPLVRVNCAALPENLIESELFGHQRGAFTGAVDHAKGKFVQADGGTLFLDEIGELPLAAQAKMLRAIQSRAVQPLGSDREIQVNVRIVAATNRNLAQEVQDGRFREDLYYRLNVITMEVPPLRDRPEDILPLTELFVQQLARQMGKPVPALSDELHTFLIGHALPGNVRQLKHALERAVALNRTGTLTVADLPPDLQSAGRIDCNTLFDSDQALKDALGNFERAFIVRTLETHRGRKMQTADALGISRKCLWEKMQRYGILDT; encoded by the coding sequence ATGAATACGGGGTTTTCGCCGGATATTTTTGAACGGATTGTAGCCCATATGGCGGAGGGGGTCATATTCCTCGATGGGGAAGATACTATTCGTGTCTGTAACCCTGCCGCCGAGCGTATCCGTGGTGTGCGTGCCGATCGCATTGTCGGTAAATCAATCCTGTCGATCCATCCCGTCACTATGCACCATCGCATTCGTGAACTGATTGCCAACCTGAAAAGTGGCCATTATGCAGCGGTCAATCGCAGCATTCAGGTTAAAAACCGGTTTTTCGACAATTCTTATTCCGCCATCCTGGATTCCCAGGGAGATTATGTCGGCACCCTTCTGATCAGCCGTGACGTCACGGAGAGCAAGCTGCTGGCGGAGCAGAACCTCCAGCTCAGGCATTCGCTGCTTGATGCCGGCAGTGAAGGTCCTCTCGTGGCACAGAGCCGGGCGATGCAGCAGGTGGTGGAGATGGTGCAGGCGGTCGCTGGCATCGACTCGACCGTTCTCATTGTAGGTGAGAGCGGTACGGGCAAGGAGCGCATCGTCGATTTGCTTCACCGGCTCAGCCCCCGTCTCCAGCGTCCTCTGGTACGGGTCAATTGCGCGGCCTTGCCCGAAAACCTCATCGAATCGGAACTCTTCGGCCATCAGCGCGGCGCCTTTACCGGCGCCGTTGACCACGCCAAGGGGAAATTCGTCCAGGCTGACGGCGGGACTCTCTTTCTGGATGAGATTGGCGAGCTTCCCTTGGCGGCACAGGCCAAAATGCTCAGGGCGATTCAGTCCCGAGCCGTGCAGCCTTTGGGGAGCGACCGGGAAATCCAGGTGAATGTGCGCATCGTGGCGGCGACCAATCGCAATCTCGCGCAGGAGGTTCAGGACGGCCGTTTTCGCGAAGATCTTTACTATCGTCTCAACGTCATCACCATGGAAGTGCCGCCCCTGCGCGATCGCCCTGAGGATATTCTTCCACTGACGGAACTCTTCGTGCAGCAGCTGGCTCGTCAGATGGGCAAGCCGGTGCCGGCCTTATCTGATGAACTGCACACCTTTCTCATTGGGCATGCGCTTCCCGGCAATGTTCGACAGCTTAAACATGCTCTTGAAAGGGCGGTCGCCTTGAATCGGACGGGTACGTTGACCGTGGCGGACCTGCCACCTGACCTGCAATCGGCAGGGCGCATTGACTGCAATACCCTTTTCGACAGCGACCAGGCCCTGAAGGACGCCTTGGGAAATTTTGAAAGGGCCTTCATCGTGCGAACACTTGAAACCCATCGGGGGCGCAAAATGCAGACGGCTGATGCACTCGGGATTTCTCGCAAATGCCTGTGGGAAAAAATGCAGCGGTATGGGATTTTGGACACGTAA
- the nrfH gene encoding cytochrome c nitrite reductase small subunit, with amino-acid sequence MAKKNIIVLLVLLVVAAAIGAFVLFGPPGVLAKSSEPGFCASCHVMEAEYQAWSYTGAHRKLQCVDCHLPNQNKVAHYVWKSIDGLKDAWFFYSGRVSERIVLTEHGGEVLQANCIRCHSGTVAMISTEAKCWSCHRGTQHRLSGAIETL; translated from the coding sequence ATGGCGAAAAAGAACATTATTGTTTTACTCGTTTTATTGGTAGTTGCGGCAGCGATTGGCGCTTTTGTGCTGTTCGGCCCCCCCGGGGTGCTGGCCAAGAGCAGTGAACCCGGTTTCTGCGCCAGCTGCCATGTCATGGAAGCAGAATACCAGGCCTGGTCTTATACCGGGGCGCACCGCAAACTTCAATGTGTGGATTGCCACCTGCCCAACCAGAACAAGGTCGCGCATTATGTCTGGAAGTCTATTGATGGCCTCAAGGACGCCTGGTTTTTTTACAGCGGTCGTGTTTCCGAGCGTATCGTTTTGACCGAACACGGTGGCGAGGTTCTGCAGGCCAACTGCATCCGCTGCCACAGCGGCACTGTCGCCATGATCTCAACCGAGGCAAAGTGCTGGAGCTGCCACCGGGGAACCCAGCATCGTCTCAGTGGAGCCATCGAAACACTCTAA